In Leptospira congkakensis, one DNA window encodes the following:
- a CDS encoding YdcF family protein, with translation MLLSHKKISDTDIESASIIWDFLTQKDDLDKADLIFVLCSHDIRIAKYAADLYRNGYANQILFSGGLNFFTKNIFSDSEADSFAKFALNEGIPTKDIIIENKSTNTRENIQFSKSMLNAMNIEINSIIAIQKPSMTLRVRLALDKQWSDKQFIISAPKYSLLEAPHQYINLFMIINEIVGDLQRIITYPKLGFQSEISIPESVESAFNHLVSRDYNLHLIR, from the coding sequence TTGTTACTTTCTCATAAAAAAATTTCTGATACAGATATAGAATCTGCTTCAATCATTTGGGACTTTCTCACACAAAAGGATGATCTTGATAAAGCAGATTTAATTTTTGTCTTATGTAGTCATGATATAAGAATTGCTAAGTATGCTGCAGATTTATACAGAAATGGTTATGCGAATCAAATTCTGTTTTCAGGTGGACTCAATTTTTTTACTAAGAATATATTCTCAGATTCCGAAGCTGATTCTTTTGCTAAATTTGCCCTTAACGAAGGGATTCCCACAAAAGACATCATTATAGAAAATAAATCTACCAATACGAGAGAAAACATTCAATTTTCTAAATCTATGTTGAACGCGATGAACATTGAGATAAATTCCATCATTGCGATTCAGAAACCTTCTATGACCTTAAGAGTTAGGTTGGCTTTAGACAAACAATGGTCCGATAAACAATTCATCATTTCTGCACCTAAATACTCTTTGTTGGAAGCCCCTCATCAATATATCAATCTTTTTATGATTATCAACGAAATCGTAGGCGATTTACAAAGAATCATTACGTATCCCAAATTAGGTTTTCAATCTGAAATCTCTATACCTGAATCCGTTGAATCTGCCTTTAATCATCTCGTTTCCCGAGACTATAACTTACATCTAATTCGGTAA
- the add gene encoding adenosine deaminase: MEVPFSEILNRIAVIDRDIAELNRLKSRLPADRPYSPTIQLTFDKQINTLLNERVSLMELPILHPPLWLLSKEGLEPSTESPLLKERKSLLAGDLSIPHPNEQDVINFIREIPKTEVHLHLEACVNKETLKFLYKKNGIEVTDKEFEDKYNFKDLNGFIQVFFFVQGSVKEASDLGYFIDSLADYLRSNNIIYCEAFFAPSKFIQNGLDFDEMVEVMVNRIRQIEVKDGITIRLLVDVSRSFGPENAMNNLKRVLGLKHKEVIGIGLGGAELMGPAKDYSEVFKVARESGLRCVAHSGEDDGPWAIWDAVNLCKAERIGHGTSAIQDPELVRYMKENKIPIEICVTSNVFTGKYVRKEQNHPVRYYYDQGLMLCINTDDPDIFNVNLTYEFFKLYRFLDFSIDEIIDLVRQGVFCTFHPEKETLWAAMEEKIDQIKLKYNLVSEKQIAAV, from the coding sequence ATGGAAGTTCCTTTTTCTGAGATATTAAATCGTATTGCTGTCATTGACCGTGACATTGCTGAGCTGAATCGGTTAAAAAGCCGCCTGCCAGCTGACAGACCGTACTCGCCTACCATCCAACTTACTTTTGATAAACAAATCAATACTCTGTTAAACGAGCGGGTTTCCTTGATGGAACTCCCGATCCTCCATCCTCCCCTTTGGTTACTTTCCAAAGAGGGGTTGGAACCATCCACAGAGTCTCCTCTCCTCAAAGAGAGAAAATCCTTACTTGCTGGGGACTTATCGATTCCCCATCCAAACGAACAGGATGTTATCAATTTTATTCGCGAAATTCCGAAAACAGAAGTGCACCTCCACTTGGAAGCTTGTGTGAACAAAGAAACTTTGAAATTTTTGTACAAAAAGAACGGAATCGAAGTTACCGATAAAGAGTTTGAAGATAAATACAACTTTAAAGATCTAAATGGTTTCATTCAGGTATTTTTCTTTGTGCAAGGATCGGTGAAAGAAGCATCTGACCTCGGTTATTTTATCGATAGTTTAGCAGACTATTTACGTTCTAATAATATCATCTATTGTGAGGCATTCTTTGCTCCGTCTAAGTTCATTCAAAATGGATTGGATTTTGATGAAATGGTCGAAGTGATGGTAAATCGCATTCGCCAAATCGAAGTCAAAGATGGAATCACAATTCGATTGTTAGTTGACGTTTCTCGATCCTTCGGTCCAGAAAATGCTATGAACAATCTCAAACGAGTATTGGGATTAAAACATAAAGAAGTCATTGGAATTGGACTTGGTGGTGCGGAACTTATGGGTCCTGCTAAGGATTATTCTGAGGTATTCAAAGTAGCTCGCGAATCAGGTTTAAGATGTGTGGCTCACTCCGGCGAAGATGATGGGCCTTGGGCCATCTGGGATGCAGTCAATCTTTGTAAGGCGGAAAGGATTGGACACGGAACTTCAGCAATCCAAGATCCGGAACTTGTTCGTTACATGAAAGAAAACAAAATTCCGATTGAGATTTGTGTGACTTCAAACGTTTTTACTGGAAAATACGTTCGCAAAGAACAAAACCATCCGGTTCGTTATTATTATGACCAAGGATTGATGTTGTGTATCAATACGGATGATCCTGATATCTTTAATGTAAATCTAACATATGAATTTTTTAAACTCTATCGTTTCTTAGATTTTTCTATCGATGAAATTATTGATTTGGTAAGACAAGGTGTATTTTGTACTTTCCATCCAGAAAAAGAAACACTTTGGGCTGCAATGGAAGAGAAGATAGATCAAATTAAATTAAAATACAATTTGGTTTCAGAAAAACAAATAGCAGCTGTTTAA